In one Scomber japonicus isolate fScoJap1 chromosome 6, fScoJap1.pri, whole genome shotgun sequence genomic region, the following are encoded:
- the kcnj13 gene encoding inward rectifier potassium channel 13: MTTKSNSSVLGGKASSSPLLSSPTRQRLVTKDGHCALTPPLCSSGSWRRASSRAWLLAVQDLWGLLVGLRWRWVLLAFCTSFLAHWLLFACLWYLLAHLNGDLAVQDHDSPPQGHVVCVKHITSFTAAFSFSLETQLTIGYGTMFPSGDCPSAIALLAVQMLLGLMLEAFITGAFVAKIARPQKRAGAIQFSPQAVVGQHQGQTCLMLRATNLLQRPLVDVKVSAVLYEEHEGQALHQTSLDFHLDHLGQQPCPFFIFPLTFYHPLDRRSPLYPALCEGISNHFELVVFLSALQEGTGDTCQKRTSYLRQEIQFDRRFVPALGLDARGRYMVSTQHFDTAHSKEPLDKDCVVQINGDGSDRME, encoded by the exons ATGACAACCAAATCCAACAGCAGTGTTCTGGGTGGCAAggcttcctcctctcctctcctgtcttcaCCAACCCGCCAGCGCCTGGTCACCAAAGATGGACACTGTGCCCTCACTCCCCCACTGTGCTCTTCGGGCTCATGGCGCAGGGCATCAAGCCGAGCCTGGCTACTGGCCGTGCAGGACCTGTGGGGATTGCTGGTGGGTCTGCGCTGGAGATGGGTCCTGTTGGCCTTCTGTACCTCCTTCCTGGCCCACTGGCTGCTGTTTGCTTGCCTGTGGTACTTGCTGGCCCACCTCAACGGAGACCTGGCTGTGCAAGATCATGATTCCCCCCCACAGGGGCATGTGGTTTGTGTGAAGCACATTACCAGCTTCACTGCCgctttttccttctccctagAGACACAGCTGACCATTGGCTATGGCACCATGTTCCCCAGTGGGGACTGTCCCAGTGCTATAGCACTGCTGGCTGTGCAAATGCTGCTGGGGCTCATGCTAGAGGCATTCATCACAG GTGCATTTGTAGCCAAGATTGCACGTCCTCAGAAGCGAGCAGGAGCCATCCAGTTCAGTCCCCAGGCAGTGGTTGGTCAACATCAGGGCCAGACATGCCTCATGCTACGAGCCACTAACCTGCTGCAGAGGCCTCTGGTAGATGTGAAGGTGAGTGCTGTGCTCTACGAGGAACATGAAGGCCAAGCCCTGCACCAGACCTCTCTGGACTTCCACTTGGATCATCTGGGCCAACAACCTTGTCCCTTCTTCATCTTCCCACTCACCTTTTACCACCCCCTGGACCGCCGGAGCCCCCTCTACCCTGCCCTGTGTGAGGGCATATCCAACCACTTTGAGTTGGTGGTGTTCCTGTCAGCCTTGCAGGAGGGAACTGGTGACACCTGCCAGAAGAGAACCTCTTACCTGCGCCAAGAAATCCAGTTTGACCGTCGCTTTGTGCCAGCCTTGGGGTTGGATGCTCGGGGGAGGTACATGGTGAGCACCCAGCATTTTGACACGGCCCACTCAAAGGAGCCTTTGGACAAGGACTGTGTGGTGCAGATCAACGGTGATGGCAGTGACAGGATGGAGTAA